A genome region from Setaria italica strain Yugu1 chromosome III, Setaria_italica_v2.0, whole genome shotgun sequence includes the following:
- the LOC101786042 gene encoding probable LRR receptor-like serine/threonine-protein kinase At1g05700: MAAAPMILYLLCFVAVSSELAARAHGQVDTLGFISIDCGIPEGAAYADQSTRGLRYISDAGFTDAGLNAGVNPPYNIKGLADRYLTARYFPGSDGERSCYTLRPVTAGGRYLVRATFYYGNYDALNRLPAFDLHLGVNRWVTVNVTAPGAMYIYEAVVVSPADFFQVCLVNRGLGTPFISGLDLRPLQDEMYPDATVNQSLALLNFRRPAATYSFNRYHFWRPASTYRVFRYPFDPYDRLWQSYGDIDAWTNITSTTAVDVSNISSFHTPSKILWSAATPVNGTRIDFTWSSDSSINNDKTSYLLLLYFAEVQRLPSNALRRFDILVDNTTWNGSQGYSPRYLSAELVKRMVQGSSQHTVSLVATPDATLPPLLNAFEIYSVLPMTERATNDADAKAMMEIRKNYALKKNWMGDPCSPKAFAWNGLNCSYTSSGPAWIVALNLSSSGLSGAIDASFRDLKSLQYLDLSNNSLSGPVPDFLAQIPSLTFLDLSSNKLNGPIPAVLLQKRQNGSLVLRTGNNANLCDNGASTCEPENKIGKRILIIIAIVVPVAVATLLFLAAFLILRRMKNKQVTRTANNSRLPSPRERSNVFENRQFTYKELKLMTANFKEEIGRGGFGAVFLGYLENGSPVAVKMCSKTSQGDKEFSAEAQHLTRVHHRNLVSLIGYCKDKKHLALVYEYMHGGNLEDRLRGEASAAAPLTWHQRLKIALDSAHGLEYLHKACQPPLIHRDVKTTNILLSAELEAKISDFGLSKVFADDFKTHVTTQPAGTLGYLDPEYYNTSRLSEKSDVYSFGVVLLELITGQPPAVPVTGTESIHIALWVRQKLSMGNIESIVDPRMGGEYDVNSVWKVAELALQCKERPSRERPTMTDVVMELKECMELDVLHAMGYYSSAPSSTVNLSAASVDLQSDAQESDARQETALDLEQLGNASSTQLGPAPR, translated from the exons atggcggcggcgccgatgatTCTCTACCTCCTGTGCttcgtcgccgtctcgtcggAGCTCGCTGCCCGCGCCCATGGACAGGTCGACACCCTGGGCTTCATCAGCATCGACTGCGGCATCCCAGAGGGCGCGGCGTACGCGGACCAGTCCACGCGGGGCCTCCGCTACATCTCCGACGCCGGGTTCACCGACGCGGGGCTCAACGCCGGCGTCAACCCGCCGTACAACATCAAGGGCCTGGCCGACCGCTACCTCACCGCCCGCTACTTCCCCGGCAGCGACGGCGAGCGCAGCTGCTACACGCTCCGGCCAGTGACCGCCGGCGGCAGGTACCTCGTCAGGGCCACCTTCTACTACGGCAACTACGACGCGCTGAACCGGCTCCCCGCCTTCGACCTCCACCTCGGCGTCAACCGCTGGGTCACCGTCAACGTCACCGCCCCCGGCGCCATGTACATCTacgaggcggtggtggtgtcGCCGGCGGACTTCTTCCAG GTGTGCCTGGTGAACCGAGGCCTGGGCACACCGTTCATCTCCGGGCTTGATCTGAGGCCGCTCCAAGACGAAATGTACCCGGACGCCACCGTGAACCAGTCGCTGGCGCTGCTCAACTTCCGCCGCCCGGCGGCGACATACAGCTTCAACCGATACCACTTCTGGCGGCCGGCCAGTACATACCGAGTGTTCAG GTACCCATTTGATCCATACGATCGGCTCTGGCAGTCTTACGGAGATATTGACGCATGGACCAACATAACATCCACAACAGCCGTCGATGTCTCCAACATCAGCAGCTTCCATACGCCATCGAAGATACTGTGGAGCGCTGCCACTCCAGTGAACGGAACCCGGATCGACTTCACATGGAGCTCAGATTCCTCCATAAACAATGACAAGACATCATACCTCCTGTTGCTTTACTTTGCGGAGGTGCAGAGGTTGCCAAGCAATGCACTGAGGCGGTTTGATATCCTTGTTGATAACACTACATGGAATGGCAGCCAGGGCTACAGCCCGAGGTACCTTTCTGCCGAGCTTGTGAAAAGGATGGTGCAGGGATCAAGCCAGCACACTGTCTCGCTTGTTGCCACACCAGATGCGACTCTTCCACCACTCCTGAATGCATTCGAGATATATTCGGTGCTGCCAATGACTGAGCGTGCGACAAATGATGCAGATG CCAAGGCCATGATGGAGATTCGCAAAAATTATGCATTGAAGAAAAATTGGATGGGTGATCCTTGTTCACCAAAAGCATTTGCTTGGAATGGATTGAACTGCAGTTATACTTCATCTGGCCCTGCATGGATCGTAGCTCT GAACTTGTCATCTAGTGGGTTGAGCGGTGCAATCGATGCTTCTTTCAGAGATCTAAAATCCCTGCAATACCT GGACTTGTCCAATAACAGTCTATCTGGTCCAGTACCTGATTTTCTTGCGCAAATCCCATCACTCACATTCCT TGATTTGTCAAGCAACAAACTCAACGGACCAATTCCTGCAGTTCTACTACAAAAACGTCAAAATGGATCTCTTGTATTAAG GACCGGTAACAACGCAAATCTGTGTGATAATGGTGCTTCTACCTGCGAACCAGAGAACAAGATTGGTAAAAGAATACTTATCATTATTGCAATAGTTGTCCCAGTAGCAGTAGCTACTCTACTATTTTTGGCGGCATTTCTTATCCTTCGTAGAATGAAGAATAAACAAG TTACAAGGACAGCAAACAACTCAAGGCTTCCTAGCCCTCGAGAAAGATCGAATGTATTTGAAAACAGACAGTTCACCTACAAAGAGTTGAAGCTCATGACAGCTAACTTCAAAGAAGAAATAGGGCGAGGAGGATTTGGTGCTGTCTTTCTAGGATATTTGGAGAATGGAAGTCCAGTTGCTGTCAAGATGTGTTCAAAAACATCTCAAGGGGATAAAGAGTTTTCAGCTGAG GCTCAACACTTGACTAGAGTTCATCACAGAAACCTTGTTTCCTTGATTGGATACTGCAAGGACAAGAAACATCTAGCCCTTGTTTATGAATATATGCATGGTGGAAACCTAGAGGACCGTCTAAGAG GCGAAGCCTCTGCTGCAGCACCCCTCACTTGGCATCAACGTCTCAAGATTGCTCTCGACTCTGCCCATG GATTGGAGTATCTACATAAGGCATGTCAACCGCCACTGATCCACAGGGACGTGAAGACAACGAATATTCTGCTATCTGCTGAACTTGAGGCGAAGATATCTGATTTTGGGCTTAGTAAGGTGTTTGCCGACGATTTTAAGACCCACGTCACAACACAACCAGCAGGTACCCTGGGGTACCTGGACCCTGAGTACTATAACACATCCCGGCTCAGTGAGAAGAGTGATGTGTACAGCTTCGGAGTCGTGCTACTGGAGCTCATCACAGGTCAGCCACCGGCAGTCCCTGTTACTGGCACCGAGAGCATCCACATTGCACTTTGGGTGCGCCAGAAGCTCTCCATGGGTAACATCGAGAGCATTGTTGACCCGAGGATGGGAGGAGAGTATGATGTCAACTCTGTCTGGAAAGTTGCAGAATTGGCACTGCAATGCAAAGAGCGGCCATCACGTGAACGGCCAACAATGACTGACGTTGTGATGGAGCTCAAGGAGTGCATGGAGCTGGATGTGCTGCACGCAATGGGATATTACAGCTCGGCGCCGAGTAGCACAGTCAATCTCAGTGCAGCGAGTGTTGATTTGCAGAGTGATGCCCAAGAAAGTGATGCAAGACAGGAAACTGCGCTTGACCTGGAACAGTTGGGCAatgcatcatcaactcaatTAGGTCCTGCACCACGATGA